From Pseudochaenichthys georgianus unplaced genomic scaffold, fPseGeo1.2 scaffold_421_arrow_ctg1, whole genome shotgun sequence, a single genomic window includes:
- the lnpep gene encoding leucyl-cystinyl aminopeptidase, with product MDPFDSNISDRDNLPRNMIENSMFEEEPDVVDLAKDSTAFPTFPALDPDEVAYEPRSSRLLVRGLGENDMDEDEEDCESSARLLGMSFMNRSAANRPSSSPYARQPPPRSCSRPSACTTVVCVLFLVIVASMTMVLYFLPGCTFTKTGCRKANQTTPLVPVNPASSSGEPFPWNSYRLPQSVHPLSYEVTLNPNLEDMTFTGYTVINMSVQHNTKRIVLHSAKLNITGATFMLGEGVSKAVTVLEYLPRQQIAVQFSEDLKAGQSCVLTLEYSANLSHSYDGFYNSSYTDKDGNKRVLAATQFEPLSARKAFPCFDEPAFKATFLIKISRKTDFMTLSNMPLAKSTPLVNGLVQDEFEKTSVNMSTYLVAFIVANFTSMTKNVSNTLVSVYSVPEKKEHTDYALETCSKLLEFYNDFFEINYPLKKLDLVAIPDFLAGAMENWGLITFRETSLLVGQNSSPLEKQVVASIVAHELAHQWFGNLVTMSWWNDVWLNEGFATYMQYMSLQAVMPKLDIGNLFLAVRFRALDKDALNSSHAVSTEVNKPEQVEEMFDSVSYEKGASILLMLNASLPGEQQFRKGIIEYLKQFSGSNTVTNDLWNSLTRVEVSAQHQNVSEMMSSWTSQKGFPLVTVSREGDEVILTQEHFLLTSDEATHRTSVWNIPVTYVTDNCSLAPECRQVFNLKTTSGTLKLAESVKWLKLNYRNTGFYIVHYDDEGWATLIEALNSDFSVFTHEDRASLIHNIFALSRLGRVSFRQVLNLLHYVSNETETSPVTEALLQLNAIYRQLDKRQEHSVVARMKIYILHQFRSLMDNQTWAEEESVSKQELRAALLGTACSLGEENCLKQAKDLFKQYLQSNESIKIPGDLQQVVFTVAGQSDEDWDSLFDLYSHATYDAEKRSMLRGLASTQDARRIVWILKASLQGNIIQTQELPLVISTVCNGFAGYLFVWDFIQENWDPLIEKFPLGSFAIQSIIKSVTSQFSTQAHLDQVYSFFSSLQERGYQMRSVQEALETIRLNRRWMDKNLSTLQKWL from the exons ATGGATCCGTTTGACAGCAACATTTCAG ATCGAGATAACCTTCCAAGAAACATGATTGAGAACAGCATGTTCGAAGAAGAGCCTGATGTGGTGGATTTGGCCAAAGACTCCACTGCATTTCCA ACATTTCCTGCTCTTGACCCAGATGAGGTGGCGTATGAGCCTCGTAGCTCGCGGCTGCTTGTGCGAGGGCTGGGAGAGAACGACATGGACGAGGATGAGGAGGACTGCGAGTCCTCAGCCCGTCTGCTTGGCATGTCCTTCATGAACCGCAGCGCTGCTAACAGACCCAGCTCTTCACCTTACGCCAGGCAGCCTCCACCGAG GTCATGTTCCCGACCCTCAGCCTGCACCACGGTTGTATGCGTGTTATTCCTGGTGATAGTGGCGTCTATGACCATGGTACTGTACTTCTTACCTGGATGCACCTTTACCAAG ACGGGTTGTCGAAAGGCCAACCAGACCACCCCCTTAGTGCCAGTCAACCCCGCGTCTTCGAGTGGCGAACCGTTTCCATGGAACAGCTACCGGCTGCCTCAGAGCGTACATCCTCTGAGCTATGAGGTCACCTTGAACCCTAACCTTGAGGACATGACCTTCACCGGCTACACCGTCATCAACATGTCTGTGCAGCACAACACCAAGCGCATCGTCCTGCACAGCGCCAAACTCAACATCACCGGAGCTACCTTCATG CTGGGTGAAGGGGTCTCCAAAGCTGTGACTGTCCTGGAATACCTCCCCAGGCAGCAGATAGCCGTTCAGTTCTCTGAGGATCTGAAGGCAGGCCAGTCCTGTGTTTTGACCCTGGAGTACTCTGCAAACCTCTCACACTCCTACGATGGTTTCTACAACAGCTCATACACCGATAAAGATGGAAACAAAAG GGTCTTAGCAGCAACCCAGTTTGAGCCCCTGTCAGCGAGGAAAGCCTTTCCGTGCTTTGATGAACCAGCTTTCAAAGCCACCTTCCTTATCAAAATCAGCAGAAAAACAGACTTCATGACTCTTTCCAACATGCCTTTG GCTAAAAGCACACCACTTGTCAATGGCCTCGTGCAAGATGAGTTTGAAAAGACCAGTGTCAACATGAGCACCTACCTGGTGGCCTTCATCGTTGCTAACTTCACCTCCATGACTAAAAATGTCTCAAACACGCTG GTGTCTGTGTACTCTGTGCCAGAGAAGAAGGAGCATACCGACTATGCTCTGGAAACATGCTCCAAGCTGCTGGAGTTCTACAACGACTTCTTTGAAATTAACTACCCACTTAAAAAACTAG ACTTGGTAGCCATCCCTGACTTCCTGGCAGGAGCCATGGAGAACTGGGGCCTGATCACTTTCAGAGAGACCAGCCTGCTGGTGGGACAGAATTCCTCTCCTCTGGAAAAACAAGTCGTTGCCTCTATAGTAGCGCATGAGCTTGCCCATCAG TGGTTTGGAAACTTGGTGACGATGAGCTGGTGGAATGACGTGTGGCTCAACGAAGGCTTTGCCACCTACATGCAGTACATGTCGCTGCAGGCCGTGATGCCCAAGCTGGACATC GGTAATTTGTTCCTGGCAGTCCGCTTCAGAGCCTTGGACAAAGACGCGCTGAACTCCTCCCACGCTGTGTCCACCGAGGTTAACAAGCCGGAGCAGGTGGAGGAGATGTTTGACTCCGTGTCCTATGAGAAG GGTGCGTCCATCCTCCTGATGCTGAACGCCTCGCTGCCAGGAGAACAACAGTTCAGAAAGGGTATCATTGAATACCTGAAGCAGTTCAGTGGATCAAACACCGTCACCAACGACCTCTGGAACAGCCTTACAcgg GTGGAGGTCTCGGCTCAGCACCAGAATGTGTCGGAGATGATGAGCTCATGGACGTCACAGAAAGGCTTCCCATTGGTCACCGTAAGCCGTGAGGGAGATGAAGTGATCCTCACACAGGAGCACTTCCTGCTCACCTCTGATGAAGCCACCCATAGGACCAG CGTATGGAATATTCCAGTGACATACGTGACTGACAACTGCAGTTTGGCCCCTGAGTGCAGACAGGTGTTCAATCTGAAGACCACGTCAG gGACTCTAAAGCTAGCAGAAAGTGTGAAGTGGCTGAAGCTGAACTACAGAAACACCGGCTTCTACATCGTCCACTACGATGACGAGGGCTGGGCCACTCTTATCGAAGCTTTGAACAGCGACTTCAGTGTCTTTACACATGAGGACCGCGCCTCGCTCATACACAACATCTTTGCTCTCTCCAG ACTGGGACGTGTGTCCTTCCGCCAAGTGCTCAACCTGTTGCACTACGTGTCCAATGAAACTGAGACATCTCCTGTGACAGAGGCCTTGTTACAGCTCAATGCCATCTACCGGCAGCTCGACAAAAGACAAGAGCACAGTGTTGTGGCCCGCatgaag ATTTATATCCTGCATCAGTTTCGTTCTCTGATGGACAACCAGACGtgggcagaggaggagagtgttTCTAAGCAGGAGCTGCGTGCGGCCCTGCTGGGGACGGCCTGCAGTCTGGGGGAGGAGAACTGCTTAAAGCAAGCCAAAGacctgttcaaacaatacctccAGTCCAATGAGTCCATCAA GATCCCAGGCGATCTGCAGCAGGTTGTATTCACTGTGGCCGGACAGTCGGATGAAGATTGGGATAGCTTGTTTGACCTGTACTCACATGCCACCTATGATGCAGAGAAGAGATCCATGCTGCGAGGCCTAGCATCCACTCAGGACGCACGGCGTATCGTGTG GATTCTGAAGGCCAGCCTGCAGGGGAACATCATCCAGACTCAGGAGCTGCCTCTGGTCATCAGCACGGTGTGTAACGGCTTCGCTGGCTACCTGTTCGTCTGGGACTTCATTCAGGAGAACTGGGACCCCCTCATCGAGAA GTTTCCTCTGGGCTCCTTCGCCATCCAGTCAATCATCAAGTCCGTCACCTCTCAGTTCTCCACACAGGCACACCTTGATCAG gTCTACAGTTTCTTCTCCAGTCTGCAGGAGCGTGGCTATCAGATGAGGAGCGTACAGGAAGCTCTGGAAACCATCAGGCTGAACCGGCGCTGGATGGATAAAAACCTGTCCACGCTCCAAAAATGGCTCTAA